One Pseudomonas syringae CC1557 genomic window, CTGATGGCGTGGTCGTTCAGGGTGTAAGGCGCGAACCAGTGGTTACAGCCCGCATTGCCGTAAGCGCGGCCATCGGCACCCAGGGTCATGGTCAGGTGGCTGTTGTCGATCAGCGGGCGTTCGCCGATCCATTCCATCACGTAACTCTTGTCCTGCCGAATAGGCAGCGGCTCTGCGGCGCAGCCGACCAGCAGCGCACCACCGATCAGGCTCAGGAGCACTAGCTGTCTCATGCTGCCTTCTCCTGGCACTTCTTGCAGAGGTGCTTTTCGCCTTCGGTTTTCCAGCCCAGCTCCGCGATACGCGCGTTAGCGGCAGGTTTTTGTGCCTTCACGCCCAGTTTGCTTTCAACCATGAATTCGAAATTCAGTTCGGCGTTGCAGCTGTCGCAATGCACTTGCCACTGGTGGATCGCCAATTCGTCAAACACCGGGCCTTTGGCAACGGCAATCCACTGGCCGGGCGGGTTGATCAGGTGCCGAACCTTCTCGACCGTCAG contains:
- a CDS encoding META domain-containing protein, yielding MRQLVLLSLIGGALLVGCAAEPLPIRQDKSYVMEWIGERPLIDNSHLTMTLGADGRAYGNAGCNHWFAPYTLNDHAISFGAVGKTRKICAPALMEQEQRFIKAISTVQRWDISPIEQLRLWPAEGKPLRFWLEDS